In Limnobaculum parvum, one DNA window encodes the following:
- the tuf gene encoding elongation factor Tu — protein sequence MSKEKFERTKPHVNVGTIGHVDHGKTTLTAAITNVLAKAYGGQARAFDQIDNAPEEKARGITINTSHVEYDTPSRHYAHVDCPGHADYVKNMITGAAQMDGAILVVAATDGPMPQTREHILLGRQVGVPYIIVFLNKCDMVDDEELLELVEMEVRELLSMYDFPGDDTPIVRGSALRALEGVPEWEAKIIELAGFLDSYIPEPERAIDRPFLLPIEDVFSISGRGTVVTGRVERGIVKVGEAVEIVGIKDTVQTTCTGVEMFRKLLDEGRAGENVGVLLRGTKREEIERGQVLAKPGSINPHTQFVSEVYILSKDEGGRHTPFFKGYRPQFYFRTTDVTGTIELPEGVEMVMPGDNIQMTVTLIAPIAMDEGLRFAIREGGRTVGAGVVAKIIK from the coding sequence ATGTCTAAAGAAAAATTTGAACGTACAAAACCGCACGTAAACGTCGGTACTATCGGCCACGTTGACCACGGTAAAACTACTCTGACAGCAGCTATCACCAACGTATTAGCAAAAGCTTACGGTGGTCAGGCTCGTGCATTCGATCAAATCGATAATGCACCAGAAGAAAAAGCGCGTGGTATTACCATCAATACTTCTCACGTAGAATATGACACCCCAAGCCGTCACTATGCACACGTTGACTGCCCAGGACACGCCGACTACGTTAAGAACATGATCACTGGTGCTGCTCAAATGGACGGCGCTATTCTGGTAGTAGCAGCAACTGACGGCCCAATGCCACAAACTCGTGAGCACATCCTGTTAGGTCGCCAAGTAGGCGTTCCTTACATCATCGTGTTCCTGAACAAGTGTGACATGGTTGATGACGAAGAGCTGTTAGAACTGGTTGAAATGGAAGTACGTGAATTACTTTCAATGTATGACTTCCCAGGCGACGATACACCAATCGTACGCGGTTCTGCGCTGAGAGCGTTAGAAGGCGTTCCTGAGTGGGAAGCTAAGATCATCGAATTAGCCGGTTTCCTGGATAGCTATATCCCAGAGCCAGAGCGTGCAATTGACCGTCCGTTCCTGCTGCCAATCGAAGACGTGTTCTCTATTTCAGGCCGTGGTACCGTTGTTACCGGTCGTGTAGAGCGCGGAATTGTGAAAGTCGGTGAAGCGGTAGAGATCGTAGGTATCAAAGATACCGTACAAACGACTTGTACTGGCGTAGAAATGTTCCGTAAGTTACTGGACGAAGGCCGTGCGGGTGAGAACGTAGGTGTTCTGCTGCGTGGTACTAAGCGTGAAGAAATCGAGCGTGGTCAAGTACTGGCTAAGCCAGGTAGTATCAATCCACATACCCAGTTCGTATCAGAAGTTTATATTCTGAGCAAAGATGAAGGTGGCCGTCATACGCCATTCTTCAAAGGCTACCGCCCACAGTTCTACTTCCGTACAACTGATGTGACCGGTACTATCGAACTGCCAGAAGGCGTAGAGATGGTAATGCCAGGTGATAACATTCAGATGACAGTAACGCTGATCGCACCAATCGCGATGGACGAAGGTTTACGCTTCGCTATCCGTGAAGGTGGTCGTACTGTTGGTGCTGGTGTTGTTGCTAAGATCATCAAATAA
- the secE gene encoding preprotein translocase subunit SecE — protein sequence MSANTEAQASGRGLEIVKWLIVAALLIAAIAGNYIYRGYSLPIRAIAVVAIIGIAFAIALFTVKGKAIVEFARAARIEMKKVIWPTRQEALQTTLIVAAVTVVMSLILWGLDGILVRLVSFITGLRF from the coding sequence ATGAGTGCGAATACCGAAGCTCAAGCAAGCGGGCGCGGACTAGAAATAGTTAAATGGCTGATTGTCGCTGCGTTATTGATTGCCGCTATTGCTGGTAATTATATCTATCGTGGATATAGTTTACCGATACGTGCAATTGCGGTTGTGGCGATTATTGGCATTGCTTTTGCGATCGCGTTGTTTACCGTTAAAGGTAAAGCAATTGTCGAATTTGCGCGCGCTGCACGCATTGAAATGAAAAAAGTAATTTGGCCTACGCGTCAGGAAGCGCTGCAAACAACTTTAATCGTTGCGGCGGTGACTGTTGTTATGTCACTGATTCTATGGGGGCTGGATGGTATTCTGGTCCGTTTGGTCTCATTTATAACTGGCCTGAGGTTCTAA
- the nusG gene encoding transcription termination/antitermination protein NusG, whose translation MSEAPKKRWYVVQAFSGFEGRVAQSLREHIKLNEMEDQFGEVMVPTEEVVEIRGGQRRKSERKFFPGYVLVQMAMNDATWHLVRSIPRVMGFIGGTSDRPAPISDKEVDAIMNRLQQVGDKPRPKTLFEPGELVRVNDGPFADFNGVVEEVDYEKSRLKVSVSIFGRATPVELDFSQVEKG comes from the coding sequence ATGTCTGAAGCCCCTAAAAAGCGTTGGTACGTAGTGCAAGCATTCTCCGGTTTTGAAGGTCGCGTAGCGCAATCTCTGCGCGAGCACATTAAACTGAACGAGATGGAAGATCAATTTGGTGAAGTGATGGTTCCAACCGAAGAGGTTGTTGAGATTCGCGGTGGCCAACGTCGTAAAAGCGAACGTAAATTCTTCCCAGGCTATGTATTAGTCCAAATGGCGATGAACGATGCTACATGGCATCTGGTTCGTAGCATTCCACGCGTTATGGGCTTCATTGGCGGTACTTCAGATCGTCCAGCGCCGATTAGCGATAAAGAAGTTGATGCGATTATGAATCGCCTACAACAGGTTGGTGATAAGCCACGTCCGAAAACGCTGTTTGAGCCGGGTGAACTGGTCCGTGTTAATGATGGCCCATTTGCTGACTTTAATGGTGTGGTTGAAGAAGTTGACTATGAGAAGAGCCGCTTGAAAGTATCGGTATCTATCTTTGGTCGTGCGACACCGGTTGAACTGGACTTTAGTCAGGTCGAAAAAGGCTGA
- the rplK gene encoding 50S ribosomal protein L11, with protein MAKKVQAYVKLQVAAGMANPSPPVGPALGQQGVNIMEFCKAFNAKTESIEKGLPIPVVITVYADRSFTFVTKTPPAAVLLKKAAGIKSGSGVPNKTKVGTVTSAQVREIAQTKAADMTGADVDAMVRSIEGTARSMGLVVEG; from the coding sequence ATGGCTAAGAAAGTCCAAGCCTACGTTAAGCTGCAAGTTGCAGCTGGTATGGCAAACCCAAGTCCACCGGTTGGTCCAGCTCTGGGTCAACAAGGCGTGAACATCATGGAATTCTGTAAAGCGTTCAATGCTAAAACTGAAAGCATTGAAAAAGGCTTACCAATTCCTGTGGTAATCACTGTTTATGCAGACCGTTCTTTCACGTTTGTTACCAAGACTCCACCAGCGGCTGTTCTTCTGAAGAAAGCTGCAGGCATTAAGTCTGGTTCTGGCGTTCCAAACAAAACTAAAGTTGGAACTGTTACAAGCGCGCAAGTTCGTGAAATTGCACAAACTAAAGCCGCGGATATGACTGGTGCTGATGTAGACGCTATGGTGCGTTCTATTGAAGGTACTGCTCGTTCCATGGGCCTGGTAGTGGAGGGTTAA
- the rplA gene encoding 50S ribosomal protein L1 gives MAKLTKRMRVIRDKVEATKQYQITEAVALLKELATAKFVESVDVAVNLGIDARKSDQNVRGATVLPHGTGRTVRVAVFTQGANVEAAKEAGADLIGMEDLADQIKKGEMNFDVVIASPDAMRVVGQLGQVLGPRGLMPNPKVGTVTPNVAEAVRNAKAGQVRYRNDKNGIIHTTIGKVDFDTDKLQENLEALLSALKKAKPSTAKGIFVKKVSLSTTMGAGVAIDQSSLSSAANV, from the coding sequence ATGGCTAAGCTAACCAAGCGCATGCGCGTAATCCGTGACAAAGTTGAAGCAACTAAACAGTATCAAATTACTGAAGCTGTTGCTTTACTGAAAGAATTAGCAACTGCTAAATTCGTTGAAAGTGTAGACGTTGCCGTAAACCTCGGTATCGATGCGCGTAAATCTGACCAAAACGTTCGTGGTGCAACTGTACTGCCACACGGTACCGGTCGTACCGTTCGCGTAGCTGTATTTACTCAAGGTGCAAACGTTGAGGCAGCTAAAGAAGCGGGTGCAGATCTGATCGGTATGGAAGATTTAGCAGACCAAATCAAAAAAGGCGAAATGAACTTCGACGTCGTTATTGCTTCTCCAGATGCAATGCGTGTTGTCGGTCAATTAGGCCAAGTGTTAGGTCCACGTGGCCTGATGCCAAACCCGAAAGTGGGTACCGTTACCCCTAACGTTGCTGAAGCTGTTCGTAATGCTAAAGCTGGTCAGGTTCGTTATCGTAATGATAAGAACGGTATTATTCATACCACTATCGGTAAAGTTGACTTTGATACAGATAAACTGCAAGAGAACTTAGAAGCTCTGCTGTCTGCACTGAAGAAAGCTAAACCATCTACAGCTAAAGGTATTTTTGTTAAGAAAGTTAGCCTGTCAACCACCATGGGTGCTGGCGTAGCTATCGATCAAAGTAGCCTGAGCTCAGCAGCGAACGTTTAA
- the rplJ gene encoding 50S ribosomal protein L10 encodes MALNLQDKQAIVAEVSEVAKGALSAVVADSRGVTVAKMTELRKAGREAGVYMRVVRNTLMRRVVEGTQFECLKDTFIGPTLIAFSSEHPGAAARLFKAFAKENAKFEVKAAAFEGEFISAANIDRLATLPTYDEAIARLMGTMKEAAAGKLARTLAALRDQKQAA; translated from the coding sequence ATGGCATTAAATCTTCAAGACAAACAAGCGATTGTTGCTGAAGTTAGCGAAGTAGCCAAGGGTGCGCTGTCTGCAGTAGTTGCGGATTCCCGCGGCGTTACTGTAGCCAAAATGACTGAACTGCGTAAAGCAGGTCGTGAAGCTGGCGTATATATGCGTGTTGTTCGTAACACCTTAATGCGTCGCGTAGTTGAAGGCACACAATTCGAGTGCCTGAAAGACACGTTTATTGGTCCAACCTTAATCGCGTTTTCTAGTGAACATCCGGGCGCAGCTGCTCGTTTATTCAAAGCATTTGCTAAAGAAAATGCAAAGTTTGAGGTTAAAGCAGCAGCCTTTGAAGGTGAGTTTATCTCTGCGGCAAACATTGACCGCTTAGCAACCTTACCAACCTATGACGAAGCAATCGCACGCCTGATGGGAACCATGAAAGAAGCCGCTGCCGGCAAATTGGCTCGTACCTTGGCTGCGTTGCGCGATCAGAAACAAGCAGCTTAA
- the rplL gene encoding 50S ribosomal protein L7/L12 has product MSTITKDQILDGIAALSVMEIVELISAMEEKFGVSAAALSAGPAAAVEAVEEKTEFDVILTNAGANKVAAIKAVRGATGLGLKEAKDLVEAAPTAVKEGISKDEAEALKKALEEAGASVEVK; this is encoded by the coding sequence ATGTCAACTATCACTAAAGACCAAATTTTAGACGGTATTGCAGCTCTGTCTGTAATGGAAATCGTTGAATTAATTTCTGCTATGGAAGAGAAATTCGGCGTTTCTGCAGCAGCTCTGTCTGCTGGCCCAGCAGCAGCTGTTGAAGCTGTTGAAGAGAAAACTGAATTCGACGTAATTCTGACCAACGCTGGTGCTAACAAAGTTGCTGCTATCAAAGCAGTACGTGGCGCAACCGGTCTGGGTCTGAAAGAAGCTAAAGATTTAGTTGAAGCTGCTCCAACTGCAGTTAAAGAAGGCATCAGCAAAGATGAAGCTGAAGCTCTGAAGAAAGCACTGGAAGAAGCGGGTGCTTCTGTTGAGGTTAAGTAA
- the rpoB gene encoding DNA-directed RNA polymerase subunit beta, with amino-acid sequence MVYSYTEKKRIRKDFGKRPQVLDIPYLLSIQLDSFQKFIEQDPEGQHGLEAAFRSVFPIQSYSGNSELQYVSYRLGEPVFDVKECQIRGVTYSAPLRVKLRLVIYDRDAPAGTVKDIKEQEVYMGEIPLMTDNGTFVINGTERVIVSQLHRSPGVFFDSDKGKTHSSGKVLYNARIIPYRGSWLDFEFDPKDNLFVRIDRRRKLPATIILRALDFSTEQILNLFFDKVVFEIRDSKLQMELVPERLRGETASFDIEAGGKIFVEKGRRITARHIRQLEKDGIDKIEVPTEYIIGKVASKDYIDEKTGEIICPANMELTLDLLAKLSMAGHKRIETLFTNDLDHGAYISETVRVDPTSDRLSALVEIYRMMRPGEPPTREAAENLFENLFFSEDRYDLSAVGRMKFNRSLSREEIEGSGILSKDDIIEVMKKLIGIRNGVGEVDDIDHLGNRRIRSVGEMAENQFRVGLVRVERAVKERLSLGDLDTLMPQDMINAKPISAAVKEFFGSSQLSQFMDQNNPLSEITHKRRISALGPGGLTRERAGFEVRDVHPTHYGRVCPIETPEGPNIGLINSLSVYAQTNEYGFLETPYRRVRDGQVTDEIHYLSAIEEGNYVIAQANSNLDDDGGFMEDLVTCRNKGESSLFSRDQVDYMDVSTQQVVSVGASLIPFLEHDDANRALMGANMQRQAVPTLRADKPLVGTGMERAVAVDSGVTAVATRGGTVQYVDASRIVIKVNEDEMMPGEAGIDIYNLTKYTRSNQNTCISQMPCVSLGEPVERGDVLADGPSTDLGELALGQNMRVAFMPWNGYNFEDSILVSERVVQEDRFTTIHIQELSCVSRDTKLGPEEITADIPNVGEAALSKLDESGIVYIGAEVTGGDILVGKVTPKGETQLTPEEKLLRAIFGEKASDVKDSSLRVPNGVSGTIIDVQVFTRDGVEKDKRALEIEDMQLKQVKKDLTEELKIFEAGLFARIHDVLVSGGIEEEKLSKLTHDKWLEIGLSDEDKQNQLEQLAEQYDELKSDFEKKLEGKRRKITQGDDLAPGVLKIVKVYLAVKRQIQPGDKMAGRHGNKGVISKINPIEDMPYDENGVPVDLVLNPLGVPSRMNIGQILETHLGLAAKGIGDKINAMLKQHQEVAKLREFIQKAYDLGDDTRQKVDLATFTDEEVLTLAENLRKGMPIATPVFDGAKEKEIKELLTLGGLPTSGQITLFDGRTGEQFERPVTVGYMYMLKLNHLVDDKMHARSTGSYSLVTQQPLGGKAQFGGQRFGEMEVWALEAYGAAYTLQEMLTVKSDDVNGRTKMYKNIVDGNHQMEPGMPESFNVLLKEIRSLGINIELEEE; translated from the coding sequence ATGGTTTACTCCTATACCGAGAAAAAACGCATCCGTAAGGATTTTGGTAAACGTCCACAAGTTTTGGACATTCCTTACCTTCTTTCTATCCAGCTTGACTCGTTCCAGAAGTTCATCGAGCAAGACCCGGAAGGCCAACATGGACTGGAAGCAGCATTCCGTTCAGTGTTCCCTATCCAGAGCTACAGCGGTAACTCCGAGTTACAGTATGTGAGCTATCGTCTTGGTGAACCGGTATTCGATGTCAAAGAGTGTCAAATTCGTGGTGTGACCTATTCTGCACCGCTGCGCGTAAAACTGCGCCTGGTGATTTACGATCGTGACGCTCCGGCGGGCACGGTTAAAGACATCAAAGAACAAGAAGTTTACATGGGCGAAATTCCGCTCATGACCGATAACGGTACCTTTGTTATCAACGGTACAGAGCGTGTTATTGTTTCTCAGTTACACCGTAGTCCGGGTGTGTTCTTTGATAGCGACAAGGGTAAAACCCACTCATCGGGTAAAGTGCTGTATAACGCACGTATTATTCCTTATCGCGGTTCTTGGTTAGATTTCGAGTTCGACCCGAAAGACAACCTGTTTGTTCGTATTGACCGCCGTCGTAAGCTACCAGCGACCATTATTCTGCGCGCGTTGGATTTCTCGACTGAACAAATTTTAAATCTGTTCTTTGACAAGGTCGTATTTGAAATCCGCGATAGCAAGTTGCAGATGGAACTGGTTCCTGAGCGCCTGCGCGGTGAAACCGCTTCTTTCGATATTGAAGCTGGCGGTAAGATTTTCGTCGAGAAAGGTCGTCGTATTACTGCTCGTCATATTCGCCAGCTTGAAAAAGATGGCATCGATAAAATTGAAGTTCCGACCGAATACATTATTGGAAAAGTCGCTTCTAAAGATTATATCGATGAGAAGACCGGGGAAATTATTTGCCCTGCGAATATGGAGCTAACGTTGGATCTGTTGGCTAAGCTGAGCATGGCTGGCCATAAGCGTATCGAAACGCTGTTCACCAACGATCTGGACCACGGTGCTTATATTTCTGAAACTGTACGCGTCGACCCAACCTCCGATCGCTTAAGCGCGCTGGTTGAAATCTACCGTATGATGCGTCCTGGCGAACCACCAACGCGTGAAGCTGCAGAAAATTTGTTTGAGAATCTGTTCTTCTCTGAAGATCGTTATGACCTTTCTGCGGTAGGCCGCATGAAGTTCAACCGCTCTTTAAGCCGTGAAGAGATTGAAGGCTCAGGTATTCTGAGCAAAGACGACATTATTGAAGTGATGAAGAAGCTGATCGGCATCCGTAACGGTGTTGGTGAAGTGGATGATATCGATCACTTAGGTAACCGTCGCATCCGTTCTGTTGGTGAAATGGCTGAAAACCAATTCCGTGTTGGTTTAGTGCGCGTTGAGCGTGCGGTTAAAGAGCGTCTGTCATTAGGCGACCTTGATACCCTGATGCCTCAGGACATGATTAACGCTAAGCCGATTTCGGCAGCGGTGAAAGAGTTCTTTGGTTCAAGCCAGCTTTCACAATTTATGGATCAGAACAACCCACTGTCTGAGATTACGCACAAGCGTCGTATTTCTGCACTGGGTCCAGGCGGCTTGACGCGTGAGCGTGCGGGCTTCGAAGTACGTGACGTACATCCGACTCACTATGGTCGTGTATGTCCAATCGAAACGCCAGAAGGTCCAAACATCGGTCTGATCAACTCCTTGTCTGTTTATGCACAGACTAACGAGTATGGTTTCCTAGAAACGCCATATCGTCGCGTACGTGACGGTCAGGTGACCGATGAAATTCATTACTTATCTGCTATTGAAGAAGGCAACTACGTTATCGCTCAGGCGAACTCCAACCTGGATGACGATGGCGGCTTCATGGAAGATTTGGTGACCTGTCGTAACAAAGGCGAATCAAGCCTGTTTAGTCGCGATCAAGTGGACTATATGGACGTTTCAACCCAACAGGTTGTTTCCGTCGGTGCTTCACTGATCCCGTTCCTAGAACATGATGACGCCAACCGTGCTCTGATGGGTGCAAACATGCAACGTCAGGCGGTTCCAACACTGCGCGCTGACAAGCCGCTGGTAGGTACCGGTATGGAACGTGCTGTAGCCGTTGACTCCGGTGTAACCGCCGTTGCAACTCGCGGTGGTACCGTTCAGTACGTCGACGCTTCTCGTATCGTAATTAAAGTTAACGAAGACGAGATGATGCCGGGCGAAGCAGGAATCGATATTTATAACCTGACTAAATACACCCGTTCTAACCAGAACACCTGTATCAGTCAAATGCCATGCGTTTCTTTAGGCGAGCCAGTTGAGCGCGGTGACGTGTTAGCTGATGGTCCGTCTACTGACCTCGGTGAACTGGCGCTAGGCCAGAACATGCGTGTCGCATTCATGCCTTGGAATGGTTATAACTTCGAAGACTCCATCTTGGTTTCTGAGCGTGTTGTACAGGAAGACCGTTTCACAACGATCCACATTCAGGAACTTTCTTGCGTATCGCGTGATACCAAGTTAGGGCCGGAAGAGATCACTGCTGATATCCCTAACGTGGGTGAAGCAGCGCTGTCTAAGCTGGATGAATCCGGTATCGTTTATATCGGTGCTGAAGTGACCGGCGGTGACATTCTGGTTGGTAAAGTAACGCCTAAAGGCGAAACTCAACTGACGCCAGAAGAGAAACTGCTGCGCGCAATTTTTGGTGAGAAAGCGTCTGATGTTAAAGACTCCTCACTGCGCGTACCAAATGGCGTTTCAGGTACCATTATCGACGTTCAGGTATTTACCCGTGACGGCGTAGAAAAAGATAAGCGTGCGCTTGAAATCGAAGATATGCAGCTGAAGCAGGTTAAGAAAGATTTGACTGAAGAGCTGAAGATTTTCGAAGCTGGCCTGTTTGCTCGTATTCACGATGTGCTGGTTTCCGGCGGTATCGAAGAAGAGAAACTGAGCAAGTTGACTCACGACAAGTGGCTTGAAATCGGTTTAAGTGACGAAGATAAGCAAAACCAGCTGGAACAGTTGGCAGAGCAATACGACGAACTGAAATCCGATTTTGAGAAAAAACTTGAAGGCAAGCGCCGTAAGATCACTCAGGGCGATGATTTAGCCCCTGGCGTTCTGAAGATTGTCAAAGTCTATCTGGCGGTTAAGCGTCAGATTCAGCCTGGTGACAAGATGGCAGGTCGTCACGGTAACAAAGGTGTTATCTCTAAGATCAACCCGATCGAAGATATGCCTTATGATGAAAACGGCGTGCCTGTTGACTTAGTTCTGAACCCGCTGGGTGTACCATCGCGTATGAACATCGGTCAGATTCTGGAGACCCATCTGGGTCTGGCTGCTAAAGGTATTGGCGACAAGATTAACGCCATGCTGAAGCAGCATCAGGAAGTTGCAAAGCTGCGTGAATTTATCCAGAAGGCTTACGATCTGGGTGATGATACGCGTCAGAAAGTAGACTTAGCTACGTTTACCGATGAAGAAGTGCTGACTCTGGCAGAGAACCTGCGTAAGGGTATGCCAATTGCAACACCAGTGTTTGATGGTGCAAAAGAGAAAGAAATCAAAGAGCTGTTGACTCTGGGCGGTTTACCGACCTCTGGTCAGATCACGCTGTTTGATGGACGTACCGGTGAGCAGTTCGAACGTCCGGTTACCGTTGGCTATATGTACATGCTGAAACTGAACCACTTGGTTGATGACAAGATGCATGCACGTTCTACCGGTTCTTACAGCCTGGTTACTCAGCAACCGCTGGGTGGTAAGGCTCAGTTCGGTGGACAACGCTTCGGTGAGATGGAAGTGTGGGCGCTGGAAGCTTATGGCGCAGCGTACACGCTACAAGAAATGCTGACCGTCAAGTCCGATGACGTAAACGGCCGTACCAAGATGTACAAAAACATCGTGGATGGCAACCATCAGATGGAGCCAGGTATGCCGGAATCCTTCAACGTATTGTTGAAAGAGATCCGCTCGCTGGGTATCAACATCGAGTTGGAAGAGGAATAA